A DNA window from Carassius gibelio isolate Cgi1373 ecotype wild population from Czech Republic chromosome A8, carGib1.2-hapl.c, whole genome shotgun sequence contains the following coding sequences:
- the LOC128018866 gene encoding rho-related GTP-binding protein RhoA-A isoform X1 encodes MPSMAAIRKKLVIVGDGACGKTCLLIVFSKDQFPEVYVPTVFENYVADIEVDGKQVELALWDTAGQEDYDRLRPLSYPDTDVILMCFSIDSPDSLENIPEKWTPEVKHFCPNVPIILVGNKKDLRNDDHTRRELQKMKQEPVKPEEGRDMANRINAFGYLECSAKTKEGVREVFEMATRAALQAKKRGKKNPCTLL; translated from the exons ATGCCGAGC ATGGCTGCAATTCGTAAGAAGCTTGTAATTGTTGGGGATGGAGCATGTGGAAAGACATGTTTACTCATCGTTTTCAGTAAAGACCAGTTTCCTGAGGTCTACGTACCCACAGTGTTCGAGAACTATGTTGCTGATATTGAGGTGGATGGCAAACAG GTGGAACTGGCTCTATGGGATACAGCTGGACAAGAGGACTACGACAGGCTGAGGCCCCTGTCCTACCCAGACACGGATGTCATCCTCATGTGCTTTTCCATAGACAGTCCTGACAGTTTGG AGAATATCCCAGAAAAATGGACGCCAGAGGTAAAGCATTTCTGTCCAAATGTTCCAATAATTCTGGTGGGTAATAAAAAAGATTTACGGAATGATGATCACACTCGACGGGAGCTGCAGAAGATGAAACAG GAACCAGTTAAACCAGAAGAAGGGCGAGACATGGCTAATCGCATCAATGCCTTCGGCTACCTTGAGTGTTCAGCTAAAACTAAGGAGGGCGTGAGAGAAGTGTTCGAAATGGCCACAAGGGCGGCGCTCCAAGCCAAAAAACGTGGCAAGAAGAATCCCTGCACTTTGCTatag
- the LOC128018866 gene encoding rho-related GTP-binding protein RhoA-A isoform X2, with protein MAAIRKKLVIVGDGACGKTCLLIVFSKDQFPEVYVPTVFENYVADIEVDGKQVELALWDTAGQEDYDRLRPLSYPDTDVILMCFSIDSPDSLENIPEKWTPEVKHFCPNVPIILVGNKKDLRNDDHTRRELQKMKQEPVKPEEGRDMANRINAFGYLECSAKTKEGVREVFEMATRAALQAKKRGKKNPCTLL; from the exons ATGGCTGCAATTCGTAAGAAGCTTGTAATTGTTGGGGATGGAGCATGTGGAAAGACATGTTTACTCATCGTTTTCAGTAAAGACCAGTTTCCTGAGGTCTACGTACCCACAGTGTTCGAGAACTATGTTGCTGATATTGAGGTGGATGGCAAACAG GTGGAACTGGCTCTATGGGATACAGCTGGACAAGAGGACTACGACAGGCTGAGGCCCCTGTCCTACCCAGACACGGATGTCATCCTCATGTGCTTTTCCATAGACAGTCCTGACAGTTTGG AGAATATCCCAGAAAAATGGACGCCAGAGGTAAAGCATTTCTGTCCAAATGTTCCAATAATTCTGGTGGGTAATAAAAAAGATTTACGGAATGATGATCACACTCGACGGGAGCTGCAGAAGATGAAACAG GAACCAGTTAAACCAGAAGAAGGGCGAGACATGGCTAATCGCATCAATGCCTTCGGCTACCTTGAGTGTTCAGCTAAAACTAAGGAGGGCGTGAGAGAAGTGTTCGAAATGGCCACAAGGGCGGCGCTCCAAGCCAAAAAACGTGGCAAGAAGAATCCCTGCACTTTGCTatag
- the LOC128018868 gene encoding NADH dehydrogenase [ubiquinone] 1 beta subcomplex subunit 11, mitochondrial produces MASRLSRVWPTLSRVRLSAALGSRCVSQTPKSSASSAAVASDLQPLSPAAQDSHGHAEVSPFEKNPDFHGFHHHDSFVDEWNMRLAFFFGISVAIVIGGTFIHYLPDHGMRQWARREAERLIKQRESEGLPLMTENYYDPSTIVLPSSGEE; encoded by the exons ATGGCTTCACGCCTGAGCCGAGTCTGGCCCACCCTGTCCCGGGTTCGTCTGAGCGCGGCGCTCGGGAGCCGCTGTGTGTCACAGACGCCGAAATCTAGCGCGTCTAGCGCGGCGGTGGCGTCTGATCTGCAGCCCTTGTCTCCCGCTGCTCAGGACAGTCATGGACACGCAGAGGTCAGCCCGTTTGAGAAG aatccAGACTTCCATGGCTTCCATCATCACGACTCTTTTGTGGATGAATGGAACATGAGGTTGGCATTTTTCTTTGGCATTTCAGTGGCCATCGTTATTGGAGGGACATTCATCCACTATTTACCAGATCATGG TATGAGGCAGTGGGCTCGTCGGGAAGCTGAAAGGTTGATCAAACAGAGGGAATCCGAGGGTCTTCCCCTCATGACTGAAAATTATTACGATCCCAGCACAATTGTTCTCCCCTCCTCTGGAGAGGAGTAG